The DNA region AGCATGTCAAAAGTCACAAGAAGCCATAACGGTAAATCCAAATGAGGATAGTATGAATGAAGAAAGTGAATCAATCATCCAGGAAGAAGCTCAGCCGATTAAGGCGGTTGTTAGAGTGGGAACCCTTAAGGGGCCAACTGGTATGGGTATGGTAAGACTAATGGAACAATCTGAAAAAGGAGAAACAACCCTTAACTATACCTTTGAAGTACTAGATAGTCCTGATGAACTGGTGAGCAAGATTATCAGCGGGGAAGTGGATGTTGCTGCTGTACCAACAAATGTTGCACTCTTACTATACAATAAGACGGAAGGTGAGGTAATGGTTGCCGCTGTTAACACTCTGGGTGTACTGTCTTTACTAGAAAACGGAAACGAGATTCATGAGATCAGTGATCTTAAGGATAAAACAGTTTATGTAAGTGGTAAAGGTGCTTCACCTGATTTCATTCTACAGTTTTTACTAGAAAAAGCCGGTTTGGTTATAAATCAAGATGTGACATTAGCATACAATCTTCAGCATGCAGACTTGGCGGCAGCTATGGCGGAAGGCGATGTTGCTATTGGTCTATTGCCTCAGCCCCATGTAACCACGGCGATGATGAAGAATCCCGAACTAAGGATTGCAGTGGATATGACCAAAGTGTGGGAAGAAGCCAATGTAGGCAATCAATTGGCAATGGGTGTTCTTGTGGCACAGACTGCCTTCGCTAAGACCAACCAAGAGACGCTTAACTTATTTTTAGAAGAATACGAGGCATCTGTGGTCTATGTAAATGAAAATATTGAGGAATCAGCCCAGTTGGTTGAAACGATGGGTATATTGCCAAGTGCAGCTATTGCCCAAAAAGCCATACCTTTTTCAAATATTGTGTACATTGATGTTGATGAAGCAAGACCCTTTTTAGATGCATACTTTAAGGTGCTTTATGATTTTGAACCGAATTCAATCGGCGGGAAATTGGCAGATGATGCTTTTTATTATGAGAAGTAGAAGATGGATCAAAAGACTTGGGATTGGTTTGTTATGGTTAGCGCTTTGGCATCTTACATATAAGGTCGTTGACCGTGCCTTATATGTGCCATCCGTGATGAGTGTTATTAAGGCCTTACTTGGCTTAGTTGTAGATATTAGATTTTGGCAGATCATTGCTGCATCCATATACCGGGTATTGGCAGGTCTTTTTCTTTCACTTATATTTGGTGTTTTCATGGGTGTTGCATGTGGTTTGAATGGATGGTTATATGATTTTATCAATCCAATTGTCAAAGCCATTAAAGCGACACCTGTTATATCATTTATTATCATTGCATTAATATGGTTTAAATCAACGAATGTGCCTATTTTTATAGGTTTCTTAATGTGTTTTCCGATCATATGGACCAATGTGGTTGCTGGTATCCGGAATATAGATATTAAGCTTATTGAAATGGCGAAAGTCTATCAGCTGAAAAGAGCTGTCATCATTAGAAAAATCTACTTGCCACATATTAAGCCCCTTTTTACAACTGGGGTTATTATGGCATTGGGTCTTGGGTGGAAGGTGAGTGTAGCGGCAGAGGTACTTAGCCACCCCCAATATGCGATAGGTAGTAATCTTCATAGTGCTAAAGCTTATCTGGATACACCCCTGCTTTTTGCATGGACCATCGTGGTGATTGTATTAAGCTTTATGTTTGAGAGCTTTTTTACTTTATGGACAAAAGAAAGTAGGAAAACATCATGATTTTATCAATAAAAAACATACATAAATCTTATGGGAATCTGAATGTATTACAAGATTTCAGTTTGGAACTGGATAAAAGTCGAATTCATTGCTTTTTCGGCCCTTCAGGTTGTGGTAAAACCACATTGATGCATGTGATGGCAGGTATTTTGAAGCCGGATTCAGGCGAAATTATCATACCTAAGGACATACGTTTTTCTTATATATTTCAAGAAGAAAGATTATTACCATGGATGACGGTTGAGGAAAATGTAGCACTGGTCTTACAAGACCTTAAGGATCAGGGAAGTATTGAAAGACAAGTAAAAGCCAGTCTTTCGTTAGTTGAGCTCAATGATTTCGCGAAGTATTTTCCCAGTGAACTTAGTGGTGGGATGCGCCAAAGGGTATCAATAGCAAGAGCTTTCGCCTATGAAGGCGAGGTGTTGGCCATGGATGAACCTTTTAAAGGATTGCATTTAAAGTTAAAACAAAACCTAATGGATGCCATTTATAAGTACTGGACCCTTCATAAACCGTATACTTATTTTATCACCCATGATATTGATGATGCTCTATATATAGCCGATGATATATACATTTTTGACGGACCACCTATGCGACTTGTAGAGAAAATTAATATTCAGATACCTCATGAACTTAGAAAAGACCATCCTGAGCTTCTAATGGATTACAAAATCAAACTATCTAACCAGACGACAAGTTTGACACAACCATCAAACTAAGTTTCACTAAATCACTAAAATCTATAGATTACGTTGATACATTCATAACTATAGATTCTAGTGAAAGTTCAACTATAAGTTTGACACTTTAACCATAGTATAATATATTAAGGGTAGGGTGGAGGAGGTTGATTATGATGAATATTTCCAAACATGCGTGGATGGTTCTGGTTACTGTTATAACTTATATAATCATGGTGGCGACCAACGCTCTAGCTAATATTTTGCCGATTAACGGCGTTAATACAGGTGCTGTATCAGAACGATATAGCAACTTGTTTGCACCTGCTGGCATTACCTTTACCATATGGGGATTGATTTACTTATTATTACTTGGCCACGTAGTCTATCAAATGGTAGCAATAAAGACGCCGGATAACTATAATAAAAAAATGCTCTACGAGATTGGCATTCTTTTTTCTATATCTTCTATTACAAATACAACTTGGATTTTTATGTGGCATTATGACCATATAGGCATCACCTTATTTTTAATGTTGATTCTTTTACTAACACTCATAGCAATCCGTACAAGAATTGAAAAATATACCTTAAATCTTACTCAAAAACTTTGGGTTAGATTACCTTTTAGCATTTATTTTGGATGGATAACAGTCGCAACGATAGCAAATGTGACCACTTATTTGGTATCGATACAATGGATGGGATTTAGTCTTCCGGAATCTTTCTGGACAAATATCATTTTGTTTGTCGGTGGTATCATAGGGATAATGACGCTTATACGTTTTAGAGATATGGCTTATGGTTTTGTTATTGTATGGGCTTATATGGGTATTCTAATCAAACATCTGTCACCGGAAGGGTATAAGGGTGACTATCTCAGTGTCATCGTTTCGACCATAGTCGTCATCCTGATGGTGGTATTTGCCGAGTTTCTAGTTTTACGCTATAAATTAACAAAGAAGCGCCATCACAATCAAGTCTAAAAGTATAAAATCGCATGAATGCTTCATTACTTAATATGTGAAGACCAAAGTAATATTAAAAAAATGCTATCATCTAATAAGATTGTCTATACAATTAGTTCTAAATCATCATGAAACCCATGTAAAATAGAATAAGAATAAACAAAGGAGCGAAACCATGAATAAAAGAATCACTTTTATGACAATTCTTATATTGTCCATGATTCTCCTGTTTCTTTTAGGAATGGGCCTATATCTTTCTAATAGTATTGCAGAAGCGACAAAGGGCGAATACTTGTGGGAATCGATGTTGCCGGCAGAGTATCACGTTATGGTTATCTTAGATAAATCTAATCAGACCTATGACCAATCTTTCAGAGAAGGTTTGAAACAATCCAGTGAGGACTATAAGATTGCTGTTGAAATCATCATGTTTGAAGGAGAAAATGTTGAAGATGAAGTGTTAAATATGATGGATCTAGCGATTTATGCAAAAGTAGATGGTGTTATTGTTCATGCTTTTGATAATCCTAGAATCATAAACAAAATAGATGAGCTCATGAGTCTGGGGATTGCTGTGATTACGTTGAATGAAGATTTGCCGCAAACTGACAGAGTTAGTTATGTTGGTGTCAATCGATATAAAATAGGCCTTGAAGCAGGTGGAGCACTTGCAAAGGCAACGGATGGTGTAGGGAAAATAGCTGTCATCGAGCAACAAAACTACCAGAAGCTGAGCAATCAACAACAGGACCTATTATTACTAGGGATTACAGATGCATTAAGAGATTATCCAGGTCTTAGTCTTGAACTGGTAAGATATACCAAACAAGGCCTTTTAAATGCCGAGATTTTGGCGACTGAAATCACGAGAAATCACCCGGATATTAACGGGATTTTTTGCACCAATGCTGAGAATACACTTGGCGTGGTTCAAGTATTGGTAGATAATAACTTGGTCAACCGCATTGCTCTTGTGGGTTATGGTGATGATGATGAGATTTTAGGTTATATTGAAAGAGGAAAAATCATTGAAAGTGCAGTCGTAACAGATTATAAAGATATTGGGAAGGAAGCATTGAAAGTTTTTTATGAGTATAAGACAAACAGTTATGTACCAAGCTACATCAATACAGCCCTTCAAGTAATTGATGAAGAAAATATTGCCGCCTATATGACTGAAAAGAGTGAAGCCTATGACGAAAATCAATAAATTCAGTTCCATAAGAAATAACATGATTGTCTATACTTTGAGTATTATATTTCTAATGACGGTACTAAGTATTTATTCTTTAACAATTATGGAACGTTACCAAGGTCAAATTGAAACCATGTTTGAAAAACATATCTATCTTTCAGAAGTAGGGAATCTCATGACGGAACTCGATGAGGACTTGCTTGGTTTTTTAAGTTCAAAAAGCTCAACGAGGCTCAATGACTATATTATTAATAGCGAAAAACTTGAACTATTGGTTGAAGATGCATACGAGATGACCTTTAATGCAGAAGATATGATGTTGAAAAACATTGTAAACTTGGTAGATGCCTATATCATTGAAGGGGATGAAGCCATTGCTTATAAGCGACAAAGAAATGTTATTAAATATTATGAACACTATCAAAAAAGTGTCACTATAAAAGGTTTTATAGCGGATTATATTGACCAATTGAATAATAAACAACTCAATCGAAATTCAGTAACTTATACGCAGTTGGTGAGACAAATCATGATACTTCAGAATATAACCTATATGATTGTCATTGTACTCATCGGTTTGTCTTTAATGATTGTCTATCTAATCACATCAAGAATGGTAAAACCTTTTAGTCATCTATCACATGCTGCAGAAGAGATCGCACTTGGGAACTTTGATACTGAGGATATAGTAGTAGAATCCGAGGATGAGTTCTTGTTGCTAGCAACCGCATTTAACCATATGAAAAATAGCATCAAAAGTTATATTGGTGAGATCAAGAAGAATGCTGAGACTGAGGCAAAGTTAAAAGATGAGCAACTCAAAAATATAAAAATGGAACATTTATTGGATAATGCTAAACTCTATGCATTACAGTCTCAAATCAACCCTCATTTTTTATTTAATACCATTAACGCCGGTGTTCAGATGTCTATTATGGAAAGAGCCACAAAAACCAGTCAGTTTTTTCAAACCATGGCCAGCTTATTTCGTTATAACATCCAAAAGATGGATTCAAGTTGCACGCTAGAGGAAGAAATAAAGAACATCAAAGACTATTATGAGTTGCTGAAGGTAAGGTTTGGCGATCGTATACGCTTTCAATTTAACATTGACTCCAAAGCTTTAGGCATGAAAGTACCGCCACTTATTCTCCAGCCATTGGTCGAGAATGCTTATGTCCATGGATTAAGTGGGTTAGAAGAAGGTGGAACGATAACCATAAACGTGGTTGATGAATGGGATGCTACTTTCATTACTGTAAAAGACACAGGCAAAGGTATGACGGCACATGTAGCCGATCAGATTCTAAACAAAGAAAGAGAAGACTACGCCTATACCAAATTTGGAATCGGTATTAGAAATGTACGTGACCGTTTGGAGTTATTCTTTCATCAGTCCGACCTATTTAAAATCGAATGTGAAAAAGGAGCGGGGGTTAAAATTATTATGAAGATTCCCCATACTAAGGAGTGATGAGATGTTTAAGTTAATGATAGCAGACGATGAGCAGATTGTTGTAGATGGCATTGAGTTCATGGTTAAGGATTTATTTGATAATATAGAAGTTGTTGCGAAAGTGAATTCTGGAAGAGAGGCCATTGAAGCTACGATGACAGTGGTACCGGATATTGTCCTGATGGATATCAAGATGCCGGGTATCAATGGTATTGAAGCGATTACCAATATCAAAAAGCGTCACCATAACACCAAATTTGTCATTATCTCTGCTTACGAGCAGTTTGAATATGCTAAGCAAGCCGTAGAACTTGGTGTCAGCGATTACATTCTGAAACCGGTAAGCTTTGACAATCTAAAACAGGTTTTGATTAAAATCATGTCAGAGATTGAAGAAGAAAGGCAGCAAAAGAAACGTGAAATTGAAAATAGGGAAAAGTTGGAGAAAGTCATACCTGTTCTAGAACATGGTTTTATCTATTCTATACTTATGAACACAGATTATAGAGATGAATTATACAAGTACCGAGACTTGTTTGAAATTAATAAAGAATTGGCCTATATCATGGTCCTGGAATTTACAGAAGAAGGAGAAGGAAGTCAGAATGTCATAGGAACAGGCGTAAGAACCCAGTCCTTTTATCCGAAAGTACAAAGCATCATCAAATATAAGTGTAAGTGTATCATAGGCCCAATGATTATCAACAGAATAACCATTATGATTTATGAGGACCAGTTTGAAAAAGAATACGAACAGAGGGTAAAAGCGATAAAACTCGCAGAGAGTATACAAACAGCCATTAATGAATGGATTGATGTAAAAATTCATATAGGGATTGGTTCCTGCTACAAATTAGATAAGATTAAGAATTCACTTGAGGAAGCCTTTCATACCCTCAACCGGATTAGTGGTGACCCAAGCTTGCATATTAATGACATACTGGAACGTGAACCGAATGATGGTGAGTATACTTATGTAGATATAAAAGGTGATGAGACACATATTATCCAGTTGATAGAAAGTGGCAACGAAGAACTGTTGGTTAAAGAACTGGGTGTTTTCTTTAATAAAATCGAGAAAAAATTTGGCAGTTCACTACTGGATATGACCAATATAATGACGGAAATGATGGTTATGGTACTCAGTTGCTCTTTTAGGCACAATCTAGACGAAGGTGAGGTTGGCTATTCAACATACTTGGGGGAACTTAGACGTATTGAACATGTTATTGAACTCCAAAATTGGTGCCTTAGAAAGATGGTATATGTATCACAGATGATACAGAGTAAGCGTCACCTACATATATCCAAAATCGTATTAAAGGCTAAAGAGTACATTGACGCAAGATATAATGAAGAGTTGAGTTTGACGGATATTTCAAAAGAAGTCGCCATTAGTCCACAGTATTTTAGTAAAATATTCAAAGAAGAGATTGGCCTTAGTTTTGTAGAATATGTGAGAGAGAAACGGATGGATGTGGCAAAAGAATTGTTAAAAACTAAAAACTACTCGGTTAAGGAGATTTGTTATAAGATTGGCTATAATGATCCAAACTATTTTAGTCGTTTGTTTAAGAAACTGGTAGGTGTATCACCAACAGATTTTAAATAAAGGTGGGGTGTTATGAAATTGAATAAAAAGAGATCAAGACTATTGCTGGTCACAGTTATTTCATTGGGGTTGTTCCTTAGTGCCATCTGGTTAATTGTTGTTGTTATAGAAAAAATAGATAAAGATAATAACAAGATTGTTATTGGCTATTGTGCGGATAACTTAGTAATTGAAAGATGGCAACGGGATCAAGAAATATTTAAGGCCAAAGCAATAGAATTAGGAGCAGAGGTTATTGTCTATAATGCCAATGAGAATAATGAGACTCAAAACAGACAAATACGCATGCTCATTGACCAAGAGGTGGATGTCATCGTCGTCGTGCCTTATGAAAAAGATGGTATCAAAGAAGCAATAGATGAAGCCAGGAAGGCAGGTATTAAAGTCATTGCTTATGACCGTCTAATTACGGGTGTTGACATTGATGCCTACATATCTTTTGACAATGTTAAAGTGGGTGCACTCCAAGCGGAGTCACTTATTGAACAAGTCCCAACCGGCAACTATGTCATCATCAACGGTTCACCTGAAGATAATAATTCTTATATGTTTAATGAAGGTTATATGTCAGTCTTAGATGATTATGTAGGATATGGAGAGATTGATATTATTGCTGAAATATGGGCTGAAGATTGGCGTGAGGAGCCGGCTTATGATTTGATATCTAGGCTTATAGAGCAAGGAGAACAAATTGATGCTATTATAGGGGCTAACGATCGATTAGCAGAAGCTGCCATTCGGGCACTTGCAGAAGCCGGCCAAGCCGGAACAGTCTTTGTTGCAGGTCATGATGCTGACATCTCAGCATGTCAAAGAATCGTAGAAGGCACCCAACATGTGACCATCTATAAACCAATAAAAAAGTTAGCAGAAGCCGCAGCAACCTTAGCGGTTGATCTAGCAAAAGGTCAAAATCCTCATGAAGATGAGACCATCAATAATGGTATTGAAGATATTCCATATATAAAATTAGATGTGATGACTGTGACCAAGGAGACCATGTTAGAGACAGTTGTTAAAGATGGTTTTCACGACAAAGAAGACATTTATAGAGAGTAGCATTATATTAATCGTAAAATAGTTTAGATAAAATATATAAATGTAAACAGAATGTTAAATTTGTCATGATTTTGTCGTATTGTAGCCATGGTGATTATGTTCATATTTAAATATAATAATAAATGTAACTGCAATTCATATATTTAAATGGAGGATAATTATGAAAAAACTAGTATCATTGTTATTAATTGCAACATTAGTTATGAGTTTATTGGCTTTATCAGGTTGTGGGAAAACTGAGGAAGCTCCAGCAACACCAGACACAACTACAGAAACACCAACTGAAGAACCAGCAGAACCATCAGAAGATGGAACAGTTGACATCGGTATTGTTCTTCCTACTAAAGAAGAACCACGTTGGGTACAAGACGAACAAAGATTCTTAGATGCAATAGGCAGTACAGATTATAGTGTTGAGATTCTATTTAGCCAAGGTGACTCAGGACGTGAAATGCAAAACGTTCAAACACTTATCGCTAAAGGTATCAAAGTACTCATCATAACACCTCAAGATGGTGACGCAGCAGCAGCAGCGGTTCAAGAAGCAAAAGCTGAAGGTATTACAGTTATTTCCTATGACAGACTTGTTACCAACACAGATGCAGTTGATTATTATATCACATTCAACTCTATTTCAGTTGGTGCAGCTCAAGGACAATTCCTTGTTGATAACTTAGGAGACGGAACAGGCGAAAACCTATACCTATATGCAGGTGCAGCAACAGACAACAACGCATTCTTATTCTTTGAAGGTGCTTGGGGTGTGCTTCAACCTAAAATCGCTGACGGTTCATTTGTAGTTCAGAACTCATCAAAAGCTGTTGAGTACATGAACAAAGCAGAATTAACACGTGAAGAAATGGGCGAAATCATCGAGCAAATCACAACAGACTGGAAACCAGAAGTTGCTAAGTCAAAAGCAGAATCACACATTACAGCAGCACCTCCATCAGGCAAAACTTTCATCTTAGCACCAAACGACGGAACAGCTCGTGCAATTTATGATCAATTTGCTAGAGAAGAAGGATTAGAAATATACGTTACTGGTCAAGATGCAGAAACAGCTTCTATTCAATATGTAATCGATGGAAAACAAAGCATGACAGTACTTAAAGACGTAAGAGACCTTGTTAAAGGTGCAATTACAACTGCAACAGAAGTACTTGAAGGCGCAACTATTGAAACAAACGGCGAATATGATAATGGCGCAGTTGTTGTTCCAGCAAAAGACATTCAAGTTATCACAGTTACAACAGATAACGTTCAAGAAACCATTATTGATTCAGGATACTATGAAGCATCTGAATTCACAGGTCTATAAAAAACATTCATAAATCATTGAACATTATGACTTAAAAATGAATTTAGTAATAGTGATAGACCCACATGGGTTTATCACTATTCTATTGAATGAGACACATAACAGATTCTAATTGGCTGGTTGCTAAGCAACCAAATTGCTGATTGTTAAACAATCAAATCGGCAGGTGGCCAAGCGATTCATGTAAGAATGATAGGAGCTCTATTATGGCAAATATATTAGAAATGCGTAACATTACAAAAGAATTTCCGGGTGTAAAAGCCTTGGACCAAGTTAACTTTGAAGTTGAAGAAGGCGAAATCCATTGCCTAGTGGGTGAAAATGGTGCAGGTAAGTCAACCCTTATGAAAGTTTTAAGTGGTGTGTATCCTTATGGCACTTACTCTGGTGATATTGTCCTTAACAATGAAGTTCAGAATTTTTCACGTATTAGTGACAGTGAAAAAAAAGGTGTCGCAATCATCTATCAAGAATTGGCATTGATTCCAGATTTGTCCGTTTATGAAAATATCTTTTTAGGTCATGAAATTCAAAAAAGAGGTATTGTAAATTGGCATGATACAAAAGCGGAAGCAGCCAAAATGTTAAAAAAAGTCAAACTAGAAATACACCCGGCATCAAAAATTATTGATCTTGGTGTGGGCGTACAACAGCTTATTGAGATTGCAAAAGCATTAAGCAAAGAGGTTAAATTATTGATTTTAGATGAACCGACGGCCGCATTAAATGAAAGTGATAGCGAAAATCTACTGGAGTTACTTAAAGATCTTAAAAAACAAGGCGTAACTTCAATTATGATTTCACATAAATTAAAAGAAGTTATAGCCATAGCCGATACAGTGACAGTATTAAGAGATGGCAAGACCATATGCTCTCTAAAAGCTGACAAAGGCGAAGTCAATGAAAAAGAAATCATTAAATATATGGTTGGTCGTGAGATTAATGATATATTCCCAAAAAGACTAGAAAAGAATTTTGGCGAAGTACAGCTAGAAGTGAAAAATTGGTCAGCCTTTGACCGTAAGTTGGGAAGACATGTTGTGAAAGATGCCAATTTCAATGTCAGAAAAGGCGAGATTGTTGGTATTGCAGGGCTGATGGGTGCCGGCAGAACAGAGTTTGCCCTTAGTATTTTTGGCAATTCAAAGTCATATGACATTTCTGGTGAGGTTCTGATTAATAATCAATTGGTCAGTCTGAAAAAACCTAAGGATGCTATTGATAATGGTTTGGCATATGTTTCAGAAGACAGAAAAGGTAATGGCTTAATACTCATACAAGATATTAAGCAAAACATCACCGTAGCCAATCTAAGTAAATTATCAAATTATATGGTCGTTAATAAGAATGAAGAAATTGAAATAGCAGAAAAGTATAGAGAATCGATGAACATAAAAACCCCTTCCATTGAACAAAAAGTAATGAATCTCAGTGGTGGTAATCAACAAAAAGTAGCACTTTCCAAATGGCTTTTTGTAGAACCGAATGTCCTCATATTAGATGAACCTACAAGGGGTATTGATGTCGGCGCCAAATATGAAATATACACCATCATGAACGAACTTGTAACCAAAGGATTGAGTATCATCATGATTTCATCTGAGTTGCCGGAAGTGCTTGGCATGAGCGACCGAGTTTATGTTATGGCTGAGGGACGTTTGACTGGGGAATTACCAATAGAAGAAGCAACCCAAGAAAAAATAATGGAAATGGCGACTGTATAGGAGGCTAATAAAATGTTTAATGATTTAACTAAAGCGATCAAGGAAAACATACGTGATTATGGTATGTACATTGCACTCGGATTTATTATGATTATTTTCACCAACTTAACCAACGGTTTATTTATGACACCCCGTGTTATCTCGGACTTAATCGATATGACCGGTTATATCGCGGTATTATCTGTAGGTGTTACCTTAGTTATTGTTATAAGACATATTGACTTGTCCATTGGTTATATTGCCGGCTTCTTAGGAGCAGTAGCGGCTATGTTGACATCAATCGTAGGACTACCTGTAGTGATTGTAATTCCAATTATTCTTATTATGGGTATGTTGATAGGTGCATTTTGGACAGGTACCTTGGTGGCAGGTTTTAAAGTACCGGCCTTTGTTGCAACACTTGCAGCTATGACCATTTTTAGAGGATTACTTATTAGAGTGACCAACAGTGCAACTATATTTACTGCAGATGATCAGTTCAATGCTATTGGTAATGGTTACATACCGGATATTGCCAATGTTCCCGACATGCATATTCTAACGCTGATCATTGGAGGATTGATTGTTACTCTTTTTGTAGTCTTAGAAGTAAGGAATAGAATCAAGCAGATATCCTATCGACTTCATGTATCGTCATTGCCAATTTTTATAGTGAAGCTAGTGTTTGTTTCATCGATTATTATGTTTTTTATATGGAAAATAGCAAGCTTTAAAGGTCTTTCATGGACCGCGGTTATTGTTGCAATTGTTGTAGCTGTATATGCATTTATTACTAATAATACAACTCTTGGAAGGCATATATATGCTGTAGGGGGTAATCCGGAAGCAGCAGAATTATCCGGTGTAAGTGTTAAGAAAATCACCTATATTGTATTTGGTTCTATGGGTATGTTGGCTGGATTATCGGGTATACTTTTTACAGCTAGGCTTCAATCAGCTACACCAACGGCAGGTATGGGCTTTG from Petrocella atlantisensis includes:
- a CDS encoding sugar ABC transporter substrate-binding protein; its protein translation is MKKLVSLLLIATLVMSLLALSGCGKTEEAPATPDTTTETPTEEPAEPSEDGTVDIGIVLPTKEEPRWVQDEQRFLDAIGSTDYSVEILFSQGDSGREMQNVQTLIAKGIKVLIITPQDGDAAAAAVQEAKAEGITVISYDRLVTNTDAVDYYITFNSISVGAAQGQFLVDNLGDGTGENLYLYAGAATDNNAFLFFEGAWGVLQPKIADGSFVVQNSSKAVEYMNKAELTREEMGEIIEQITTDWKPEVAKSKAESHITAAPPSGKTFILAPNDGTARAIYDQFAREEGLEIYVTGQDAETASIQYVIDGKQSMTVLKDVRDLVKGAITTATEVLEGATIETNGEYDNGAVVVPAKDIQVITVTTDNVQETIIDSGYYEASEFTGL
- a CDS encoding sugar ABC transporter ATP-binding protein is translated as MANILEMRNITKEFPGVKALDQVNFEVEEGEIHCLVGENGAGKSTLMKVLSGVYPYGTYSGDIVLNNEVQNFSRISDSEKKGVAIIYQELALIPDLSVYENIFLGHEIQKRGIVNWHDTKAEAAKMLKKVKLEIHPASKIIDLGVGVQQLIEIAKALSKEVKLLILDEPTAALNESDSENLLELLKDLKKQGVTSIMISHKLKEVIAIADTVTVLRDGKTICSLKADKGEVNEKEIIKYMVGREINDIFPKRLEKNFGEVQLEVKNWSAFDRKLGRHVVKDANFNVRKGEIVGIAGLMGAGRTEFALSIFGNSKSYDISGEVLINNQLVSLKKPKDAIDNGLAYVSEDRKGNGLILIQDIKQNITVANLSKLSNYMVVNKNEEIEIAEKYRESMNIKTPSIEQKVMNLSGGNQQKVALSKWLFVEPNVLILDEPTRGIDVGAKYEIYTIMNELVTKGLSIIMISSELPEVLGMSDRVYVMAEGRLTGELPIEEATQEKIMEMATV
- a CDS encoding sugar ABC transporter permease — translated: MFNDLTKAIKENIRDYGMYIALGFIMIIFTNLTNGLFMTPRVISDLIDMTGYIAVLSVGVTLVIVIRHIDLSIGYIAGFLGAVAAMLTSIVGLPVVIVIPIILIMGMLIGAFWTGTLVAGFKVPAFVATLAAMTIFRGLLIRVTNSATIFTADDQFNAIGNGYIPDIANVPDMHILTLIIGGLIVTLFVVLEVRNRIKQISYRLHVSSLPIFIVKLVFVSSIIMFFIWKIASFKGLSWTAVIVAIVVAVYAFITNNTTLGRHIYAVGGNPEAAELSGVSVKKITYIVFGSMGMLAGLSGILFTARLQSATPTAGMGFELDAIAGAFVGGTSASGGIGKVTGSIIGALVMASLTKGMDLMNVGVSYQYIIRGLVLVAAVVFDVYTRNMHAKQA